The following proteins are co-located in the Manihot esculenta cultivar AM560-2 chromosome 7, M.esculenta_v8, whole genome shotgun sequence genome:
- the LOC110618797 gene encoding ABC transporter G family member 6, whose product MSRVVAENFPPAGDTSPFYTQTSMELDLFHSRTSVGASPTLGQLLKRVGDVRKEATGDGNETPVHQVLELSDTSMEAPSSIPFILSFNNLTYSVKLRRKMTLPGFVNQRRPHHQLGPATAAVPVVGESMFTTTKTLLNDISGEARDGEILAVLGASGSGKSTLIDALANRIAKDSLKGTITLNGEVLESRMLKVISAYVMQDDLLFPMLTVEETLMFAAEFRLPRSLSKSKKKMRVQALIDQLGLRNAAKTVIGDEGHRGVSGGERRRVSIGIDIIHDPIILFLDEPTSGLDSTSAFMVVKVLQRIAQTGSIVIMSVHQPSYRILGLLDRLIFLSRGQPVYSGPPTHLPSFFEEFGHPIPENENRTEFALDLIRELEGSPGGTKSLVEFNKSWQNMKHTPNTEPDRHGLSLKEAISASISKGKLVSGATNNDASPHSMVPTFANPFWIEMAVLSKRSLTNSRRIPELFGIRLGAVLVTGFILATMFWQLDNSPKGVQERLGFFAFAMSTTFYTCADALPVFLQERYIFMRETAYNAYRRSSYVLSHALVSLPSLIFLSFSFSAITFWAVGLDGGFSGFFFYFLIIFASFWAGNSFVTFLSGVVPHVMLGYTIVVAILAYFLLFSGFFINRDRIPAYWIWFHYMSLVKYPYEAVLQNEFQDPTKCFVRGVQIFDNTPLGSVPTSLKVRLLQTISNTLGMKITSSTCLTTGSDILQQQGITDLSKWNCLWVTVAWGFLFRILFYFSLLLGSKNKRR is encoded by the coding sequence ATGTCTCGCGTTGTAGCGGAGAACTTCCCTCCCGCTGGTGATACGTCGCCGTTTTATACTCAGACTAGTATGGAGCTTGACCTCTTTCATTCACGCACTTCAGTCGGAGCGTCTCCCACACTTGGTCAGTTGCTTAAGCGCGTTGGTGATGTACGGAAAGAAGCTACTGGTGACGGAAACGAAACTCCTGTCCATCAAGTGCTTGAGCTCTCCGATACTAGTATGGAGGCGCCGAGTTCTATTCCGTTCATTCTCTCATTCAATAACCTGACTTACAGCGTTAAACTTCGCCGGAAAATGACGCTTCCCGGGTTTGTTAATCAGCGTCGCCCCCATCACCAACTTGGTCCTGCCACCGCTGCTGTGCCCGTGGTTGGGGAAAGCATGTTTACTACAACTAAGACTCTCCTCAATGACATTTCCGGTGAGGCTCGCGATGGAGAGATTCTCGCCGTGCTTGGAGCTAGTGGATCGGGAAAATCAACTCTGATCGATGCATTAGCTAATCGGATAGCCAAGGATAGCTTGAAAGGGACGATAACTTTAAATGGCGAAGTTTTGGAATCGAGGATGTTGAAAGTGATTTCTGCCTACGTGATGCAAGATGATTTGCTGTTCCCAATGCTCACCGTCGAAGAAACACTCATGTTCGCCGCTGAATTCAGGCTGCCGAGAAGTTTATCAAAGTCGAAGAAGAAAATGAGAGTCCAAGCTCTCATCGATCAGTTAGGGCTACGAAACGCAGCCAAAACTGTCATCGGAGACGAAGGTCACCGAGGCGTTTCTGGAGGAGAACGACGTCGTGTTTCTATTGGAATAGATATAATCCATGACCCGATTATACTGTTCTTGGATGAACCGACTTCGGGTCTGGATTCGACCAGTGCGTTTATGGTGGTGAAGGTTTTGCAGAGGATTGCACAAACTGGAAGTATAGTGATAATGTCCGTACACCAGCCTAGTTATCGCATTCTTGGTTTGCTAGATCGGTTGATTTTTCTGTCCCGTGGCCAGCCCGTTTACAGTGGACCTCCGACGCATTTGCCGTCGTTCTTCGAGGAGTTCGGACATCCGATTCCGGAAAATGAGAACAGGACAGAGTTCGCATTGGACCTAATTCGGGAGCTCGAAGGGTCACCAGGAGGGACTAAAAGCTTGGTGGAGTTCAACAAATCATGGCAGAACATGAAGCACACTCCAAATACTGAACCAGACCGCCATGGATTATCGCTGAAAGAAGCAATAAGCGCAAGCATTTCGAAAGGGAAACTTGTCTCTGGAGCTACAAACAATGATGCAAGCCCACATTCAATGGTGCCTACATTTGCAAACCCATTTTGGATTGAAATGGCAGTTTTGTCAAAAAGATCTTTGACTAATTCAAGAAGAATCCCTGAATTGTTTGGAATTCGATTGGGTGCAGTTTTGGTTACTGGGTTTATTTTAGCCACCATGTTTTGGCAGCTGGATAATTCACCAAAAGGGGTTCAAGAAAGATTAGGGTTCTTCGCATTCGCCATGTCCACTACATTCTACACTTGTGCAGATGCTCTTCCAGTTTTTCTCCAGGAAAGGTACATTTTCATGAGAGAAACTGCTTACAATGCTTATAGAAGATCCTCTTACGTTCTATCTCATGCACTGGTTTCCTTACCTTCTTTGATTTTCCTCTCATTTTCCTTCTCCGCCATTACATTCTGGGCTGTGGGGCTCGACGGTGGATTTTCCGGTTTCTTCTTCTATTTCTTAATCATCTTTGCCTCTTTCTGGGCTGGAAACTCCTTTGTAACATTCCTATCCGGCGTCGTTCCTCATGTTATGCTTGGTTACACCATAGTTGTAGCCATTTTAGCCTATTTCCTTCTCTTCAGTGGCTTCTTCATCAACCGTGATCGAATCCCAGCTTATTGGATTTGGTTTCATTACATGTCTCTTGTGAAATATCCCTATGAAGCAGTGTTGCAGAATGAATTTCAAGATCCCACCAAGTGTTTCGTTAGAGGTGTTCAAATTTTCGACAATACTCCACTTGGGTCAGTGCCCACTTCATTGAAAGTGAGGTTGCTGCAAACAATAAGCAATACACTGGGGATGAAGATAACGAGCTCAACCTGCTTAACTACAGGATCAGATATATTGcagcaacaagggattacaGATCTAAGCAAGTGGAATTGCTTGTGGGTGACGGTGGCTTGGGGATTCTTGTTCAGGATTTTGTTTTACTTTTCTTTGTTGCTGGGAAGCAAGAACAAGAGAAGGTAA